Below is a window of Chiloscyllium punctatum isolate Juve2018m chromosome 52, sChiPun1.3, whole genome shotgun sequence DNA.
ACACATAGGCATAAACATTTGTGACATGAATCTATATGTGTGTTGTAGAATCTCTAGCTAGAGATTATTGCTTAATATTGCAATCTAATGAAGAAACAACTGCTTACCACGCAATAGCTAATTGTTGATCTGGTTGATATATAGGGAATTCAGTATGTTATCTTTTGCATCTGGTATTTATTCCTCGGGTTGCATAGTCACTCTTTCATGAGTAAACTGAGAACGTTCCTATGTTTGGCTTGTGGACATGTTCTGATCTGGGATGGTTGCTACTCAAGGCTTTGGACTAGGTTTGTTCAAAGGTATCATTTTCTTTACTTTAAGGCTAGGACAGACTGctaatctcatttatctcttttCAGCCATTCTTTTGTTTTAATTCTAAGGCAGATTGTCTTTTTTTGTTTGTCAGCTATTCTGAGAGGAGACATGGGCCATTTGGTAATAAGTAGATCCAGTTCACCCCTGCTGTTCTGTTGAACCTCAGAAGATGGGACAAGTTCAGAAcgaatatttcacatcagtttttttaaaaactgggaaGCTAGTAAActtagggaaataaatattgatgttttgaaaatagCTCATATTACAAAGAGgtatgctggaggtcttagaagaCAGATTTGGATAAATCTCAGATCTGATCTAGCACAGCCCAGGACATTGTGCGAAGTTAAGCGGGAAATTGTGGTGCCTATTTCAGAAATATTTATCATCTGTAACTACGGTGAAATGCTGATGTGGTTTGTGTGGAATTCACTTCTAAAGCAGGTGATGGACGTGGATACAGTCATaatatttagaagacatttggataagtacatgataaGAAAAGTTTCAAAGGGCTATGGGACAAGATCGGGCAGTTAGAACCAGTCTAGTTTGAGATTATAGTGGGTAtgcactggttggaccaaaggatctgtatcTATGCTGCTTGACTGACTCTTACAGTGAGGCAACTGTTCTGGTTTGAGCTCTTCATTTTGAAAGCTTTGTCAGCAGAACGACTCATTCAGAGCCTTCTGCAATCAGACAACGCCATCGGTATTCTGAAACTTAAAACGCGTAAAATGAATCTATCCGTGGAAATCAAAGATCACTTGTTATGTTTGCCGGAGATCAAATTCAGGCTCATACCCCATGGGGGCGTGTTACTACCGAACTGGTAGACTATTAAAGAACAACACATctggaagcagctgaaaatgactGTGGCCTCTATTATGCTCCCTCTCTACGGTCAGGCAAATAATCTCACACACGAACACATCAGAGAATAAACGAGAGGATCAGCGACCATTCATTATAAACTCACTTATGGCACGGGGGCAATTCAGCTCTTCCTAAATGCAGCACAACGTAACGTGAATCTGCCTGTGAGCGAGTACAGGGACTGAATAATGGTATTTATAGAATGACGATTAAAGACAAGTAACCACAGGAAGGTAATTCAATCTGATGGAAGGGAGAACTCCTTTCACAGATGCTGTGAGTGGCTCTTAAAAGAGCCTTTTGGGTTGTCAGATTCAAGAATACTCTTCACTTTTTAGCTGCGCCCCCAGCGGCGGTTTTCTTGGGCAGCAGCACGGCCTGGATGTTAGGCAGCACCCCGCCCTGAGCGATGGTCACCCCTCCCAGCAGCTTGTTGAGCTCCTCGTCGTTGCGCACGGCCAGCTGTAGGTGCCTGGGGATGATGCGGGTCTTCTTGTTGTCCCGGGCCGCGTTACCGGCCAGCTCCAGGATTTCAGCCGTCAGATACTCCAGCACCGCAGCCAGATAGACCGGCGCTCCTGCACCCACACGCTCAGCATAGTTACCCTTTCTCAGGAGCCTGTGAACACGGCCCACCGGGAACTGCAGGCCAGCCCGGGACGACCGAGACTTCGCCTTAGCGCGACTTTTCCCACCGCCCTTTCCTCTTCCAGACATGATTACAATTCAACAAACACTTCCaaagagaatgctgcactccgcCCGCACTGCGGCCTCTTATACCTTCGGGAGGAATGGTGGGGCGGCCGTTTCTGATTGGTCCAATTGTTCAGCCCCTCCTATTATGGTTTCAATTCCCAATCAGATATCTGCCTCATTCCCCAATCCGGAGAGGGCACGGGGAGGAGGGCGGAAAGAACCGGCACCAAATCATCAAACGCCTTCTTTCCAATTTGAAAAGCCCGCCAATATGTCGTTTTGTACTGAGGAATGCACAATTACTCGAGTTAATTTACTTCTACAATCGACATGTACACTTTCCATTATCTCCCTTTAACTCATACCCAGCATGCGGACAATATTTGTGCGGTGATTTGgaaatgaaaaataaagtaaaatagaACTCAGAGAAAAACGTTTCTTTTGATTGTCGGCGGGTGCTGGGGCACTTTTGTTTACAGGGGGTAAAACTCAAAAGATCGTGCCACCGCCCCCCAACCCACCACAGGGGCTTGCAGTTCCCGACCTGATCGAGTAAAAAAGAGTAACACGGGCACATGAGAAATAACTCCGCGGCATTTAACGTGATCTCTGTCCCCAGGCCGTGGGTACAGGATATACACGACTGCGTCCGAGAATAAGGCGCGCACAGCATCAGCGATCACTCATCAATTTACACAATATTTATAATCACAACTGTCGCAGAGACATTAATTGTACAAACCCAGAAACATAATGGTTCAGCCGTTGCAAGGAAGTTGTAGGTGGCTCTTATAATGCCTTTGGgttgtggatatgtgtgtgtttcagtgcggTCCTTCACTTGGAGCTGGTGTACTTGGTCACCGCCTTTGTACCCTCCGACACGGCGTGCTTGGCCAGctccccgggcagcagcagccgCACGGCGGTCTGGATCTCCCGGGAGCTGATGGTGCTGCGCTTGTTGTAATGGGCCAGGCGGGAAGCCTCCCCCGCCATGCGCTCGAAAATATCGTTGACGAACGAGTTCATGATGCTCATGGCCTTGGAGGAGATGCCGGTGTCGGGGTGAACCTGCTTCATCACTTTGTAGATGTAGATGGAGTAACTTTCTTTCCTGGACCGACTCCTCCTCTTACCGCCCTTCGCTGGCACTCTCTTCACCGCTTTCTTAGCGCCCTTCTTGGACGCTTGCTGTGCTTTCCTTTCCTCTGCCATCGtcccacgagatagcgaggtgaggaacagggagcgggcgcacCTTAAcacgcagctggtgtaggagggagggcttcagatatgtagataattgggggaaggtgggacctgtacaagatggacgggttgcatctgaactggaaggggaccaatgtcctgggtggaaggtttgctccagtagttcgagagggtttaagctagtatggcaggggggtgggaacctgagctgtatactggaggtgagagttgatgcagatgaggcaatagcaagagtagaccagctagtgggaaggattttcctgggaaggaacgaagggatcagttaaagtgtgtttgctttaacgcaaggagtatcaggaataaaagtgatggacttagagcatggatcagtacctggtgctatgatgttgtggtcataacagagacatgggtttctcaggggcaggaatggttgctggatgttccaggatctcgagcatttaaaaagaatagggagctGGGAAAAGacgagggggtgtagcactactaatcagggaggggatcacagctacagaagcttccattgtcgaggaagatctgccaactgagtcagtatgggtggaaattaggaacagcaagggagcagtcacctcgttaggtgTTTACTACagaccccccaatagcagcagggagattgaagaaagcatacgTTGACAGATTTTGGGAGTGTGTGGAcctagtagggttgttgtaatgggtgactttaactttcccaatattgattggaacctccttcaagcagaagatttgaatggagctgtttttgtaaggtgtgttcaggagggtttcctaactcagtacgttgacaggccgatgaggggagaggccattctcgacttggtgctcggaaacgagccggggcaggtatcagatcttgtggtgggagagcattttgatgataatgaccacaactgcctcacattctacatagctatggagaaggagagaatttggcaaaatgggaggatatttaattggggaagaggaaactatgatgcaattagacatgagtgaggaagcatggactgggagcaattgttccatggtaaaggcactatagacatgtggagactgtttaaggaacagttgttgtgagtgatgaataaatatgtcctctgagacaggcaagaaggggtaagataaaggaaccttggatgacgagagcggtggagcttctcgtcaaaaggaagaaggtagcttacataaggtggaggaagctagggtcaagctcagctctagaggattacaggcaggcgaggaaggagctcaaaaatggtctgaggagagccaggaggaggcacgagaaaggcttggcagaatggattagggagaacacaaaggcattttatatttatgtgaggagtaagagaatggtcaaagaaagagtagggccgatcagggatagcatagggaacttgtgtgtggaatctgaggaggtaggggaagccctaaatgagttttttgcttctgtctttatgaaagaaacaaagtttgtagtgaatgaaatctttgaagagcaggtgtgcatgctggaccggatagagatagaggaagctgatgtgctgaaaattttgtcctCGGCtcctttgggaaacgagaaatgcaattgcttcacaacttgtgaagatctttgcatcctagctctccactggagtcgtacttgaggactggagagaagaaatgtaattcctcttttcaagaaaggaaatagggaaatccccggcaattacagaccagtaagtctcacgcctgtcatctgcaaggtgttagaaaggattctaagggataggatttatgactatctggaagagcatggcttgattaaatgtagtcaacatggcgttgtgaggggcaggtcatgcctcacaaaccttattgatttctttgaggatgtgactagaaaggttcatgagggtcgagctgtggatgtggtgtatatggacttcagcaatcatttgataaggttccccatggcaggctcattcagaaggtcaggaggaatgggatataggggaacttagctgtctggatacagaattggctggccaacagaagacagcgagtgataGTAGAAGGATAATATTCCGCCTGGAagtcagtgctgagtggtgttccacagggctctgtccttgggcctctaatgtttgtaatttttattaatgacttggatgaggggattgatggatgggtcagcaagtttgcagatgacacaaaggttggaggtgtctttgacagtatagagggctgttgtaggctgcagcaggacattgacaggatgcagagatgggctgagtgctatcagatggagttcaacctggataaatgcgaggtgatgcattttggaaggtcgaatttgaaagctgattacaggattaaggataggattcttggcagtgtggaggaacagagggatcttggtgtgcaggtacatagatcccttaaaatggccacccaagtggacagggtggttaagaaagcatatggtgttttggctttcattaacagggggatttaGTTTAAGAGtcttgagatcttgttgcagctctatcaaactttggttagaccgcacttggaacactgcgtccagttctggtcgccctattatgggaaggatgtggatgctttggagagggttcagaggaggtttaccaggatgctgcctggactggagggtttatcttatgaagagaggttgactgagctcggactcttttcattggagaaaaggaggacgagagggggcctaattgaagtatacaagataatgagaggcatagatagaatcaatagccagagactatttcccggggcagaaatggctaacatgaagggtcgtagttttaagctggttggaggaaagtatagaggggatgtcagagctgGGTTCATTTCACAGAGttatgagagcatggaatgcgttgccagcagcagttgtggaagcaagttcattggagacatttaagagactgcatatggtcacagaaatttgagggtgcatacatgaggatcaatggtcagcacaacatcaagggctgaagggcctgttctgtgttgtattgttctatgttctctatgttcTATCTAATATCAGAAAAGGATAAGGGAAAGTGGGCTTGGAGCTCGGTTTTGATCCAGTGAAGGCGTCACAATGCTAATGGGGGAAAGCCTGGTTCCTGATTGGGTAGTTTGCAGGAACGTTAACCTCACTGTGAATGGTTAGGTAGGGACTCAATGTGAATCTTcagagttaaaactcacacaacacgaggttatagtccaacaggtttatttggaaggactagctttccTAGTGcctcttcttcatcaggtggttgtgacgcAAGACCATAaagtacagaatttatagcaaaagattacaataTTGTGTGGCTAATATACATTAAACAATAAGTAATTAAgtgtttcatcttttaaaatggctTTTCTAGTTTTGGTTGTTTAATAAGTAAACCCCAGAATTCCTTCAAAGTcatagtcacattctcaagataatttaggtgTTCTAAGAAAATGTGTGATCTCAGCCCAGGCAATGCTttcaaggtgtgaggttaaagtctgtttGTGTCCTaatctggagtcagactggttctatttgtaaagtgggatttacagaatcttacatggattgactgtaggttatgcatttttgaacaaaataaaattctGCAAATACAGATTCACCGCATAAACCTATATGTGTGTACTtggcagacagagagacagagacagagggagagggggacagagggagagggagacagaggaagagagagacagagggagagggagacagagaatgagagacagacagacagaaaggaagaatgtgtgtgttgggggggggggggggtggaggtgtgcgtgtgtgtctgtgatggAGTTCACTGGGGTCACCTGGagcgtgacatgaacccaaggtcccactTGAGTTCATCCTCATGGCTACCAAACtgggctatcagcctctgctcagccactttgtgttgttgttTGTCCCGTATTCCGCCTTGGAGGATAGTCACCCGAAGATCCTAGGCGGAATATCCTGGACAGATGAAGTGTTCCCGACTGGAAGGGAACACCATTGCCTGGgaattgttgtgcagtgtccatcaTCCATTGTCTTAGTGTCtgctcagtctccccaatgtaccaaTCCCCggggcatccctgcctgcagcatatgagccatcaatgttggccaagtcacagttggggaacactttagtcctaccttattctctgttttgttcctgcctgccctgactgtttgactcactccttttcccaGCTATACCAGTCTCACattgatctcttccctcactttttccctgggtcccccaccttactagtttaaatccttccaagcagctctagcaaatctccctaccATTATATTAGTTCCTTTCCACTTCAGGtgaaatctgtccttcttgtacaggtcacttctatcccacaagagattccaatgaacccaTCTCCTTTATACCAGCTCCTCAATCACAcagtcatctgctctatcctgcaATCCCACTAGCTCGGAACAATGGAAGATATCCAGATATTagtaccctcgaggacctccattttaaattcctgcctaactttctgtcttctcccttcagaatctcatcctttcctTTCCTATCTTATTAGTTCTGATGTATGCAATCACTTCCTGCTGGGCCCTCTTCCCTCTGAGAATATTCTGCACACTCCTTGCGATATCCTTTATTCTGGCACCATTGGTGacaatacaccattctgatttttcactgctggctgcagaaatgtctgtctgtgcctctgagtaTAGAGAGCCCTATCACAATCAGTTCCTTGGAACttgacgtacccctcattacattacagCCAGTCTAGCTATAATGTGCTGCAAAAATGGCAGTGTAGTTATCTATCTGTACCAGTCTGTTTCTGTTATGTGAATATGAGTGTAGCAATCATTGAGAGTGATAGTGTTGTTTTAAAAGGTGTATTTTGTCATGTCCACATTAGTTAACATAcaacacaaaaaaaaaggaattggAACAACTGAACTCTATTGGAATATTTAACAGAATAATGCATACAATAACTCTTCCTACTTAACTGTTCcgatacagtaatatcccataaacatctTCGGCAAAAGGCAAATTAAATAAAATAGTCTCACATCCGACTCCAGTAGCAGAAAGAGAATCTGCAGCTCCTGACTGTAATTGAGAGGGGAAAACTAGCTTTCCTGTCTTCAAGATACCAACAGTTTTGCTGAAAGCCAAACTAAGAATGTCATTCTGTgagagcttgaccacacccattcaggctgcttttgTTGTCAACTTTAAAAACAGCCTCAAACTGTTTACTCTAGTGTCTCTGGTAGACCTTTCCACACTTCTGCCATAAAATCTCTCCTCAACAAGAAAGAAAGGACAAAAGAAATATCTTAAAGCCACAATATCATCAAACCTTCCACCCCTCTTAAAAAGAATCTATCAATATACAGGGATggcctaatttttaaaaattgtttagcAGTACTCTATTAGTACAAAATACATATACACTTCGTTGACTCTAAGCATGCAAACACTCACTACGACAGTCCAATGTTTCCTGCTGTGAAACGTTTCCATTTTTTTTCATCAAAGTCACGACAACAGGTTCTCTTGTCCTGCCATGTATTTAATTTGCAAATTGAATGACTGTGATAATAAGCTTCATCGAAACGGTCTGTAATTTTGGttgttaaatttctccaaaaataaCAAACTCAAGGTCTCCTTCTGAAACATGAAGTATTTCTGTTGATGAGTCTTCAGCTTTCTGTAAAGATACCCAATAGGCCTCAAATTGTTTGCTCTAGTGGCTCGGATTCTCTGCCTTAAATTTGCTCATCAAGAACAAAGGGACAAAATAAACCTCTTAAATCCACAGCACCATCACACAGTCTCCACCTCTCATTTCTGGCACTGTGAATACGAAACTTCATTTCTCAACTGATCCATTCTTGTCACATGTTCATTGTAATTAATGTGTTCCTGTCAGTTATTGTAATTCAAGCACGAGACTGTTGTTATAAATCTACCctctcagtttctgctgtgtgaatgtgagtttaGTTATCAATCTGTATCTGTCAATTTCTGCTAAGTTTAAAAGTGCGAGTGTCAATATATGGCTGTCAGACTTTGTTCTGTGAATAGTTATCAAACTGTACCTGTCAGTTCATGTTCTGTGAAATGGGAGTGTTATCAACTTGTTCCTGTCAGTTTCTGCATTGTGAATATGGGAGTGCACTTATTAATCTTTCTCGGACAGTTACTATTGTGTAAAAATGTGAGTGAATTTACCAATCTGTCCATGCTGGTTTCCAATTTATGAGTGTAATTTTAGTTATCATAATGTAcctgtcagtttttttttaatcctgcGACCTTCGGTCTCTTCCTGACAGTAGTTGAGTTTGATTATTGATCTGAAATATCAGTTTCTGATTAGATGAACATTTGAGCACAATTATTCATCTGTGTCTGATACTTTTTGATATCTGAATATGGAAGTGTAGTTGTCAAACCGTTCCTGTTGGTATGTGCAATGaaaatatgagagtgtgtgtcacTTTCTATCATATGAACATCTGAGTGTCATGAATCTATCCATGACAGTGCCCAGAAGGGGTGCGTCATCATCAATGTCTTTTTGCCTGTTTCTGCCAATTGAACGAGTGAACAAAGATATCAATGCATGCTTGTCAGTTTCTAATTGTCAAAGGGACGTAATTCTCTGGCAGCCACAAATATTCTCTGCgagggtgtgtttcattgtgcAATACTTGCCATGAGGGTGATTTTAGGCATATTTGTCTCAGTTCTTGTGTGTATATTTTGGACAAGAATTCAGACTTTCCAGTATCAAAATTGTGCAAATGTCAGTGAGTTGtgaacagtgacatttgttcaaaCTGGACACATGTGCATTGTCAAttgtgagaaaaaaaacaaacttaCATTTTCTCTGTtgtttgaacatctctctctcaaattgagTAGCTGACCCAATCTGCTTTGACTGTGCAAAATACGTTCTTTGTTCTGACAGCGGAAACATACCTACTATTTGTTCAAAGCAGCTGGTCACATTTGGCTTCATACCGAGGGCATATTACATTGTCCTGGTCCTTCAAGAATTTGCCTGGAGGAAGACAGAATAGAAATCTCCTGTAAATCACCATCAGCCCAGTTTGACCATCTTTACCTGATCAATGCAACATTCAGCTAATAATCATGAGGATATTGTATTTAAAGCCAGGAATTCAAACGTGTCTGATTCTACTCTTGCTCCATGTCTGGTGAGTTTTCTTTTTGTTAATTCAATACCAATTGAGTGAGGTCCAGAAACTAGCCAATAACTATACATCTCCATGAATGGGCCTACCTAATGCAAGCGGGGCTGGGAATCAGTTGCGTTTTTGAACTAATCACGTCAATTCCTACTTTGTGAATGAcaaccacactctcacattctgtcCTTCTAAGCCTTTCTGAAATTACTTATGTATTCACATAGCAGTGACTCACAGGGACAAATTAACATAGAACTATAGATCCATTGAAATGACATTGCACATAAGAGGTCCATTTGTCCTATCATGTCCATTCCAACCCAAAGACACCAGACGGCCATTCTAATTCCACCTTCTTGCAACCAGCCCATAACCCTGCAGCTGAGAGCACTGCCCATTTCTGCAACCTGAATGTATTTCTCAATTTGTTCCTGTTAGTCTCTGTTTCGTGGATATGTAAACATATTTATCAATTTGTATTTGTCAATTTCTTTTGTATGAATATTTGAATGGAGTTATCCATCTGTGCTTGTAAATATCAAAGTACAGCTATTAATATGTATTTGTCAGTCTCCACAATGTGAATGTGTGAGCTTAATGACCATGCTATCCGTTAGTTTTTGCTCTGTTAATCTGAGAATGTCCCTGAGAGGTTGTGGTTTGTTAATAGGTAAATGCATTTATCAACATATACCTGTcagtttcaatcaatgtgaatgtgagagtgctGTTATCCAGCTGTGCCTGTCagattctgctgtgtgaatgtgactGTCATTTTCAGTCTCTACCTGTCAGTCTTGTGAAATGAGCAAGTGATTGTCAAATAATGTGTTGCTGTCAGTTGTTGCAATGAGAATATGTGACTGTAGTTATCAATCTGTCATGTCACTTTCTGCTATGTCCATGCATGTGTGTAGTTATCAATCTGCACCGTTCAGTTTCTGCTCTGTATCTGTGGCTTATGCAAGATGTCAGTGGAGAATGCAGAGGAAAATAATCTGTCTTTCCGCAGTTGGGTCTGACTGTTTGTTTGGATCTAGCTCAAGCAAAGTCTGATCCAATCTGTTCTGTGCCTGTGGAAAAGATGTGCTCTGCTTTGACAGTGGTAACATGCTGTTTGTTAGAAGCAACTGGTCACACCTGGCATTGTACTGAGGAAATATGACATTGTCTTCAGCATTCAAATATTTGCTTGGAGGAAGATAGAAGATTTTTCAGCCGTAAATCAACATAAGCCACGTTAGGCAAGATTAAACCGATCAGTGTGGCAGCCAGTTAATAATCATTCGGGTATTTTTAAACCTAGCAATTCAAGCAGAACCAGGTTTTGATTCCACTCTTGCCCTGAGTTGCTCCTCGTCTTCTTCTGTTTGCAACTTTGTGACAATTGGGTGAGTTCTCATCTGTACACCTCCACGAATGGGAATTCCTGAAGCAGCTGCAATGCTGACATATATCAAAAGCAAGCTGGCTAACTAAATGATGAAGGAAATAACAAGGGACGCTATGTTTAATGTTTTACTCGAAATTTCAAACCTGTTCACTCTCTTACGTGTCCTTTATATGATTGTCACAAAATTATGGTCTGTCCTTCCATTCTTCACTGCCCAACATCAACAAACAATGAATTCTCATCAGTGTTTAGGGAATTAAGAACGACAAGAATGTCCCACAGCAACTTCTTCCCGCTCTGCCTCCCTCAGCAGGCCCACACACAGCCCGAGAaaggcctctctcttccccccagccCGCTCACTCCAAGTTCCGGGACCAGTTCCTGCTCCGCTCGGCCTCTTACAAACAGCCCCCGGTTCTCCCTGAACTCACCCCGAATCAATCCCGGTCTCGgagccccctctgtgtcccaggcTCCCATCCCGATGTGCTGCTGGAAGGAGCCTGCTGTTCCCTCCCTTCCCTGGGCGCTGATCTCTCCATTGCGGTCTGTTTCAAACAAACCTCTTGTACTCACTGAGTAAATGCTCCTTAATGGCAGCGCTGGGGGAGGGCCTCACGCATGCGCTCCTCTAGTCACAAGCGGTCAGCTTTGGGGAAGGCGCGGCATCGCGCAGGCACAGCTTCAGTTTCCCAGAATAAATCATTCACACTAAAGCGACAGTGACAACAGAAGTACTAAATCCAGACCCAGTATTAGGGATTAGGATCATAGCACAAATATTACTTCCAAAAGAAAAGGAGACACTAAATcagcttggattgttttctctcGAGCAGAGATAACTGAATTGGGGCTCATGATTTTCGTGTAAAAGGTTATGAGGCGTATGGACAGGGTGCATAAAGAGAAGCTGTTTCCCTTGTTTGAGCGATCAATCACAACTGGTGATTGGGTTAGGATTTGGTAAGGATAAGGATTCTCACTATGATGGAGTGTAAGGGGTAAAGATATAGAGGGAATTTCAGAAAAAATCTTTTTCATTCAGcaagtggtgggaatctggaagaCATTGCCTAGGAAGGAAGTAGAGGCCAGAAacctttaaaaggtatttggatgagcacttcaatTGTCATACTATttaaggatatgggacaagtacAGGAAATTAGCACCCCTTGAGTGGTAGCTATTGTGGGTGCAGACTCGATGGCTGAAGggcttttctgtgctgtatgagtaTATCTGTgtctagtggtgctggaaaagcacaacgggtcaggcagcatcagagcaggaaaatcgatgtttcgggcaaaagcccttcatcaggaatatagtgTCAGCTTTTGCTCTGCCTATCTCAGATTGTAGTTATTAATCAGTTCCTGTCAGCCTCTGGTTTATTACTGTGTAATTGCATTT
It encodes the following:
- the LOC140470723 gene encoding histone H2A-like produces the protein MSGRGKGGGKSRAKAKSRSSRAGLQFPVGRVHRLLRKGNYAERVGAGAPVYLAAVLEYLTAEILELAGNAARDNKKTRIIPRHLQLAVRNDEELNKLLGGVTIAQGGVLPNIQAVLLPKKTAAGGAAKK
- the LOC140471005 gene encoding histone H2B 7-like gives rise to the protein MAEERKAQQASKKGAKKAVKRVPAKGGKRRSRSRKESYSIYIYKVMKQVHPDTGISSKAMSIMNSFVNDIFERMAGEASRLAHYNKRSTISSREIQTAVRLLLPGELAKHAVSEGTKAVTKYTSSK